The nucleotide sequence GACAAGGGTGCGCGGGTCAGCGTCACCGTGGCGGGCGGCGAGGGGACGGCGGTCCGGCTCAAGGTCTGCGACGACGGCGAGGGCATGCCGCCGGGCTGGGAGAACGCCAAGGCGCGCGGCACCGGGCTCGGCATGAAGCTGATCCGCGCCATGCTCGACCAGATCGGCGCCCGCCTCGACGTCGAGAACGCCGACGGCGCCTGCTTCACCGTCTACGCCTGAGCCCTCCTTGAGCGACAGCCTGCATGCCCGCCTGCGGGAGGCCACGGCTCCGGCCCATGAGGCGCTGGAGCGCGACCTCGACTGGGAGGTGCGGGTGGCGACGCTGCCGGGCTACCGCGACCTGCTGATCCGCCTGCGCGGCTTCCACGCCGCCTACGAGCCGGTGATCGGGATCGCGCTCGCCGACGCGCCTTTCTTCGATCCCCGGCGGCGGCTCCCTTCCCTCGACGCGGATCTGCACGCCCTCGACGGGCCGGCGCCCGACACCCTGCCCGCACCCGCCGCGCCCCGGCTCGACGGCCCGGGCGCGGCGCTCGGCGCGCTCTACGTGCTGGAAGGTTCGACGCTGGGCGGCGCCGTCATCGGCCGCCACGTCGCCCGTCTGCACGGGGCGGGCGTGCCGCTGGCCTATTATGCCGGCCGCGGCCGCGCGACCGGGCCGCTCTGGCGGGCCTTCCGCGAGCGGCTGGATGGGTTGCCGGAGGCGGAGGCCGATGCAGCCTTCGCCGCCGGCATCGCGACGTTCGAGGCGATGCGCGGGTGGCTCGTCTCGGGCGCGGGCTGATCGGCACGGCTTCTCCAGCGCTCTGCCCTGGACCCGCGAAAGGACTTGTCCTTTCGAAACCCCGGTTCAGCGCGGCGGCAGCACCTGCGCCCGCTTCGCCTCCAGGCTCTGCCAGACGATCAGCGAGGGCAGGCCGAGGACCACGTCGGGCACGCGCTTGGCGAGCGACAGGGCGATGGCGGTGCCCGCATCGAGCCCGAACAGGGCGCCCACCACCACGAACCCGCCCTCCTGAACGCCGAGCCCGCTCGGCACCGCGAAGGCCGCCGACTTGATCGCCTGGGACAGCGATTCCAGCACCAGAACTTCGGTCAGGCTCACCTCGACCCCGATGCAGGCGAGCACGATCCAGATCTCGGCCGCCCCAAGGCCCCAGGCCACGGCGTGCAGGGCGACCGACTGGGCGATGCGCCCGCGCCGGCCCCGCGCCCAGACCGCATCGAGAGCTTCCTGCACCGAGAGGATGCCGGCCGCGTCTCCCTCCGGCTTCGCCCCCTCCGGAGCCGCCGAGCGCAGGAAGCGGCGGCCGAGGCCGGCGAGGCGCCGCTCGAGGCCCCGTGCCACGCCGAGCGTCTGCAGGGCGAAGAAGGCGGCGACCGCTGCCACCGCTACGACGGCGGCCTGTGTCGTCCACCACGCGAGTGCGGCGGCCGCCTCCCCCGGCAGCCGCCAGAGCAGGGCAGCGCCGAGCCCGGTGAAGGCCACCTGCGTCGCGACCTGGATCAGCATGTCGGCGAGCAGCGAGGCCGCCGCGAGGCTGCCCGCGACGCCCCAGAAGGTCAGCAGGCGCCCGCCCACGACTTCGCCGCCGACCGAGGCGACCGGCAACAGCACGTTCACGCCCTCGCGCACGAAGCGCAGGATCACGAAGGCGCCGGTCTCGACGGGCGGCTCGGCCGGAGCGCCCGTCCGGGGGCGGCCGGAGGGCGGGCGGCCGGAGGGCGGGAGGCCGGCCAGCACGCTCGCCCAGGCGAGCCCGCACAGGAGCACGATGACGACCCGCACCCCGACGATGGCGGCAAGACCCGCCGCACCGATCCGCCCGAAGGCCGTGCCGATCGCCGCGAGGTCGTTGGTGGCGACGAGCCAGACGCCCAGCCCCAGTCCGACCAGGGTGCCGACGAGCGGCAACCGGCGCAGCAGCCCGCGCAGGAGGCGCTGCGGCAGCGAGGGGTCGGCCGGACGCCGATCGTGGCGCCGGTCGCCGGGCTCCTGACACCGCTCCTCGCGGCGAGCGGGTGACTCAGCCATTCCCCGCTCCATCGGCCGGCACCTCCGGACGCGCTTCGACCGGCGCCGACAGGGGCGCGAGGACGAGGGCCCCCGCGGCGAGGTCTTCGAGCGCCGGATCGACGAGGATGACGCGGCGGCGGGCCAGGGAATCCGGCGTGGCCAGCGTCAGCATCCGCTTGGGGCAGGGTCCGAGACAGCCCGTCTCCACGAGCCGGACCTTGCCGAGCCGGACCTTGCCGGCACGCTTCGCGGAGCCGTCGCCACGCGCACCCTGTTTGAGCGCCTGCTTGACGGCACGGCCGATCTGCTTGCGGGCCACGCCCTGGCGTTTGGCGCATTTGCGGCAGACCAGCACGAGGTCCGAGAAGCCCGCCTTCGCCGTCCTGGCCCCGGTTTCCTTGGCCCCCGTTGCCTTGGTCCCGGTTTCCTTGGCCCCGATCGCCTCGCCCTGGGTCTCGCGGGCCGCCCCGCCCGGATCCTGCCGCCGTCCCACATGCCCTCCCGACCGGCCCGCTCGATTCGGGCCGCATCCCGATGTCCGGGGCGGTATCGCAGCCCCCCCGCCCGAGGCGCAATCCCGGCGGATCGCCGCGCCTTAAAAAGGGCCGAAAAGAACGTGACCTGAACCTCTAGACAGGATGCCGCCCGAGCTTGCCGAAAAGCCTTGCCCGTGCGTATCGCGGGGGGCGGGCGCGAGGCGTTTCGTGCGGGCGCGCTCCGGCCGTGGATCCGTGAGGACCCCCATTCGATGAGTTCCGACGACGAGGTCAAGCAGGCGACCCGAGTCCGGCCGAGCCCGAGCGTCCAGTCGCTCATGGAACTCGCCCGGCGCTCCGTGCCGGACCTGCGGCGCAACGCCGAGACGATCGAGCCGGTCGCGCCCGGCCGGGGCCGGCCTCTCGGCGCGGCCCTGGTCGAGCGGGCGCGGCGCGGTCTCGAATGGACCCGGCTGCCGGGCCTGCGGCCGCGGGAGGCGCGGCCGCCCGAGCGGATGGTCAAGCGTCTGTTCCGCAGCTACGCCCTGTTCGCGCTGCTGCCGACCGCGGTGGTCGGGCTCTACGTCTTCGTGATCGCCTCGCCGCAATACATCGTCGAGTCGCAGTTCGCCGTGCGCGGCAACGTCGAGCCGATGGCCAGCGCCGAACTCGGCCTGCACACCGACCTGATCCAGAAGCACAACAGCCAGGACAGCTTCATCCTGCGCGACTACATCGGCAGCCGGCCGATGGTGGAGGCCATCGACGCCAAGCTCGGCCTCGCGAAGATGTTTTCGGAAGACGGGATCGATTTCTGGGCCCGCTACGACGAGAACCAGCCGGTCGAGAAGCTGGTGCGCTACTGGCGCCGGCACGTGATTCCGCAGATCGATGCGATCTCCGGCGTGATCCACCTCAAGGTGCGCGCCTTCAAGCCCGAGGATGCGGTCGCGATCTCGCAGGAGGTGATCGCCCGCTCCGAGACCCTGGTCAACGGCATCTCGCGCCGGGCCCAGGAGGACATGATCACCAACGCGAAGAAGGAGGTCGAGCAGACCGCCGAGCGGCTCAAGCAGGCGCGGGTCGCCCTCCAGGAGTTCCGCAACCGCTGGGGCATCATCGACCCGGTGAAGTCGGCCGAGGCCGCCGTGACCACGATCGAACTCCTGCGCAAGGACAAGATCAAGGCGGAGAACGACCTGCGCGTCCTGCGCGACTCCAAGCTCGACGAAAAGAGCCGCGGCATCCAGGTGCTCGTGGCCACCGTCGGCGCCCTGGATGGCCAGATCAAGGACCTGCAGAGCCGCCTCACCACCGACGGCCTCGTCTCGAATTCCGAGCACAACCTCACCCAGGCGCTGCTCGAATACGAGGGCCTGATGGTCGAGCAGACGGTGGCGGAGAAGCTCAATGCCTCGATGCAGTTGATCCTCGACCGCGCCCGGATCGCGGCGGCCAAGCAGCAGATCTATCTGGCGACCTTCGTACCGCCCCTTCTGCCGACCTATTCGGAGTACCCGGCCCCGTTCTACACCCTGTTCGCGGCCCTGTTCTGCTTCACCGTGCTGTGGAGTTCGGTCTCGCTCGTGGCCGCGGCGGTCAACGACAACCGGCTCTGAGCGGCGGGCCAGCGGCATTCATCGAACGGCATTCTCTAAAACAGCGTCCATGGCGGATTTCACCGACCTCATCGCCCGCGCCGTCAGCCCCTCCATGAGCCGGGAGGAGCGCGAGCAGGTCTACACCGTGGTCCGGCAGGCGGTGCAGCGGCTCCAGGAGCGCGAGAACCTGGCCGCGGACGATCCCCGCATCCTGCTCCAGCGCCACCTGATCGAGGAGACAATCCGCGACGTCGAGTTCGACATCGTCCGCTTCCTCACCCTGCGCCGGATCGAGCAGGCGCGCGCGGCGCAGAATGCCGAGTACGAGGCGCAGTTCGCCAAGAAGCGGTGAGGCGAGCGGGCGCGTGGCAGGTGCGCGCCGCAGCCTCCGGCCCCGCCGGCCCTCTCAGCCGTAGGCCGCCACCGCCCGTACCCCGCCGGGCTCGGCCACCTGCAGGCCCGCCTCGACATATTCGTTGAGCTTGTTGCGCAGGGTCCGGATCGAGATGCCGAGGATCTTCGCGGCGTGCGTCCGGTTGCCCAGGCAATGGTCGAGGGTGTCGAGGATCAGGTCGCGCTCGACCTCCGCCACGGTGCGCCCGACAAGACCGCGGGTGGCGGCTTCCGCCGCGCTCGCCGCCCGCTCGACCGGGCCGGAGGCGGCGGCCGGCGCGGCCAGCGACTCGCCCTCCGGGCTCAGGATCGCGTCGGGGCCGATCTCGGGCCCCTGCGCCAGCAGCACGGCGCGGTGGATCGTGTTCTCCAACTCGCGCACGTTGCCTGGCCAGGGGTTGCGGGCGACGAGCGCCTGCGCCTCGCGGGCCAGCGGCCGCAGCGGCAGGCCGTTCAGCTCCGCATATTTACGGGCGAAGTGGGCGGTGAGTTCGAGGATGTCGGCCAGCCGCTCGCGCAAGGGCGGCAGGCGCAGGTGCACGACGTTGAGGCGGTAGAACAGGTCTTCGCGGAACGTGCCCTTCTTCACCTCCTCGGAGAGGTTGCGGTTGGAGGTGGCGAGCACGCGGATATCGACCTTGACGGGGGCCCCGCCGCCGACCCGGTCGATCACCCGTTCCTGCAGCGCGCGCAGCAGTTTGGATTGCAACCGCACGTCCATCTCGGAGATCTCGTCGAGGAGCAGCGTGCCGCCGTTGGCCTCCTCGAACCGGCCGATGCGCCGGGCGATCGCGCCGGTGAAGGCGCCCTTCTCGTGGCCGAACAGCTCGGATTCGAGCAGGGCATCGGGAATCGCCGCGCAATTGACCGAGACGAACGGGCGGTTTCCCCGGTTCGACTTGGCGTGGACGTGGCGGGCGAGCACCTCCTTGCCGGTGCCGCTCTCGCCGGTGATGAGCACCGAAGCCTCCGAGCGGGCGACCTGCTCGGCGAGCCGCACCACGCGCTCCATCGACGGATCGCGCCAGACGAAGCTGCGGGCATCCGCCGCCACCGCCTCCAGGACGGCCGCGATCATGTCCGGATCGGGGGGGAGGGGGATGTACTCCTTGGCGCCGGCCTGGATCGCGGCCACCGCGGCGCGGGCGTCGGAGGCGATGCCGCAGGCCACCACCGGCGTGCGGATGCGCTCGTCGGAGAGCGCCTGCACCATCCGGCGGATGTCGAGGCCGACATCGACCATGACGAGGTCACCGCCCTTGGCGCGCAGGGCCGCGAGCCCCTGGTCGATCCCGTCCGCGTGGGTGACCGAGGCCCCCCGGTTCATGGCGATCTTCGAGGCGGTGACGAGTTCGCCCGAGAGCCGTCCGACGATGAGCAGCCGCATGGCGTGGTGTCTCCGAAAAGGTTTGCTGTCCGATCGCGTCTCCCACCTGCGCCCTCTTCCTGAGGTGCCCGCATCAGCGGGCCTCGAAGGATCCTCCAGATCCCGCGCGATTGCCGGAGGATCCTTCGAGGCCTTCGCTTCGCTGCGGCACCTCAGGATGAGGGTACGGGTGGGACGACGGATCAGTGATCGTTTTTGATGATCTCGGTCATGGTCACGCCGAGGCGCTCATCGACCAGCACCACCTCGCCGCGGGCGACGAGGCGGTTGTTCACGAACACGTCGATGGCCTCGCCGACCTTGCGGTCGAGTTCGAGCACGGCGCCGGGGCCGAGCCGCAGCAGATCGCCGATCGGCATGCGCGAGGAGCCCAGCACCGCCGAGACCACCACCGGCACGTCGAAGACCTGTTCGAGGTCCGCCGCGCTCTTCGGGCTCGTCGGCGCGTCGCGCACGGAGCCGGGGCCGCCCTCGTCGTAGGGCATGTCGCCCTCGTTGAGCTGGGGCAGGCTGAAATCGTCGCTCGACATCGGGCTCAGGCCTCCGTGCTGGCGAAGTTGGGAGAGAGGGCGGATTCAACGGCGGCCTCGATGCGGGCGCGCTCACGCACGACGCCGCCATCGGCCCATTCGAGCCGGGCGTCGCCCGGCGCCATGTCGGGCTCGCCCAGCACCACGAGGCGGCCCTCGAAGCCGTGCTCGCGGGAGAGACGCTTCATCAGCGTTTCCGCGTCGTCGACCAGCGCCTCGTTCACCCGCAGGACGAGGTGGGGCACGCCGCGCAGGTGGCGCAGGGCGGAGCGGGCCGCCTCTTCCACCGCCGCGAGCGGGCGCGCGTCGAGTGCCTCGCCCGCGATCCGGCGGGCGAGCGCGTTCGCGAAGGCCAGGGCCTGCGCCTCGCGCTCGGAATCGCGGGCATCGGACTGGTTGAGGAGGCCGGCGGCGGCGAGGCCGACCCGAGTCAGGGCGTCGGCGAGCCGGGCCTGTTCCTGGAGGGCGGCCTCGGCCCGGCCGTCCTGGAGGCCGCGGGCATAGGCCGCCGCCTCCAGCGCCGCGCGCTCGGCCTCGGTCCGGGCGGCGGCCTCCGCGTCGGCGGCGGAGGGCCCGCGCGGGCGGCCGAAATCGGTATCGAACAGGAAGGGGCGGGAGGCGCGCGCGCTCAATAGACCAACTCCTCCTCGCCGCCGTTCTTGGCGATCATGATCTCGCCCTTCTCGGCCAGCTCTTTCGCGAGTTCCGTCATCTTGGCCTGCGCCTCATCGACCTCCTTGAGGCGGATCGGCCCCATCGAGCCCATCTCGTCGGTGAGGTTCTTGGCCGCGCGGGTCGACATCTGGCGCATGAAGAAGGCGCGCACCCGCTCGTCGGCCCCTTTCAGCGCCCGGCACAGGGTGTCGTTGTCGACCTTGCGCATCAGGGTCTGGACCGAGCCCGGATCGAGCTTCAGCAGATCCTCGAAGGTGAACATGAGCTGGCGGATCTTCTTGGCCGAGCCGCGGTTGGCCTGATCGATCGCTGCGAGGAAGCGGGTCTCGGTCTGCCGGTCGAAGGCGTTGAACACCTCGGCCATGAGTTCGTGCGCATCGCGCCGCGTGGTCTGGGCGATGGTCGAGACGAATTCGGTGCGCAGCGTCTCCTCGATGTGGCGCAGAGCCTCCTTCTGGACGGTCTCCATGCGCAGCATCCGGTTGAGCACGTCGATGGCGAACTCCTCCGGCAGGATCGTGAGCACCTTGGCGGCGTAGTCGGCCCGCACCTTCGAGAGCACGACGGCCACCGTCTGCGGATACTCGTTGCGCAGGAAGTTCGCGAGGATCTCGGGGTCGATCTGGGTGAGGCTCGCCCAGACGCGCTTTCCGGAAGCGCCCTTGATCTCCGCCATGATCGAGGAGACCTGCTCAGGGGGAAAGATCTTGAGCAGGAGCGACTCGGTGCGCTCGAAGTTCGAGGTGATGCCGCCGCCCGAGGACAGGCGCGAGACGAAATCGACGATCAGCCGCTCGACGGTGGCGGCCTCGAGCGAGCCGAGCTGCACCATGGCGTGGCTGACGAGCTTGATCTCGTCCTCGTCGAGGCGCTGCCAGATCGGCGCGCCCTCCTCCTCGCCGAGCAGCAGCAGCAGCGCGGCGGCGCGCTGCGGGCCCGGCATCTCGGAGAAGGCCTTCGACGCATCGAGGCTCTCCATGGCAGCGTTGAAGTTCACGCCCGCGGACACGAAACCTCTCCTCTCTCCCGGCTATGGCTGGTCTCGGCGCGCATCAGGAATCGTGGATCCAGTTGCGGAGCACCTCGACGGTCTCGGTCGGGCTCGCCCGCACCATGTCGACCACGCGCTCCACCGTCTCGGCCTGGATCTGGCCGTTGATCTTCGCCGATTCGAGGAACCGGTTGGTGCTGTTCTCGCGCACCGCGAGCTCGGCTGGACCCTCGCCGCCCGTCGCGCCGGCCAGCGCCAGCGCGCCGGCCGGGCCGGCCAGCGCGGCCACCGGCGCCTCCGCTTCGAGTACGCGGCGCAGGAGCGGGCGCACCACCGCCATCAGCACGACCAGGGTGAGCAGGCTCAGGACCGTGAGCTCGACGAGGCGCATCACGTCCTCCTTGGTCGGGCTCAGGAACGACTGGATCAGGCCCGGTTCGGCGAATTCGGGAGCGGTGGGCGTCTCGGCGAAGCGCAGGTTGACCACCTCGACCTGATCGCCGCGGGCCTTGTCGTAGCCGACCGCGGTGCGCACCAGCGCGGTGATGCGCGCGATCTCGGCGTCGGAGCGGGGCTGGTAGGCGGTCTTGCCGTCGGCGCCGGGGGCGTAGACGCCGTCGACCAGCACCGCCACCGAGAGCCGCTTGAGGCGGCCGCCCTCCAGGGTCTCGACCTTGGTGACGCGGGAGATCTCGTAGTTCGTGACTTCCTCGTTCTTCTGCGAGGAATCCTTCTGCTGCGGTTGGGCCTGGTTCTGGTTGGCGCCGGGCAGCTCGTTGCCGACGCTGGCCTGCCCTTCCGTCCCGCCGGTCAGCGAATTCTCGGAGCGGGTCTGGGTGGAACGGACCACGCGGCTCTCGGGGTCGAAGCTCTCCGAGCGGCTCTCGACCCGGTTGAGATCGAGTTCGGCGGTGACCTGCACCCGGGCGCGGCCCTGGCCGACGATGCCGGCCACGATCTCCTCGATCTGCGAGCGCATGCGCCGCTCGATGCCCGTCTGCCGCTCCTCCAGGGCGCCGGCCCCGTCCTTCTCCGCGCCGCGGGCGCCGTCGGCCAGCAGCCGCCCGCGCTCGTCGACGATCGAGACCCGCTCGGGCTTCAGACCCTCGACCGCGGAGGCCGCGAGATGCCGGATCGCCCGCACCTGGCTCGGATCGAGATCGCCCATCAGCTTGACGACGATGGCGGCCGAGGGCGCCTCGCGGTCGCGCTCGAACAGGCGGCGCTCGGGGATGACGAGGTGGACGCGCGCCGCCTGGACCCGGCCGATGGCGCGGATCGAGCGGGCGAGCTCGCCCTCCATCGCCCGCAGATGGTTCACGTTCTGGACGAAGCTCGTCGAGGAGAAGGCGTCGCCCTTGTCGAAGATCTCGTAGCCGATGCCGCCTTGCGCCGGCAGGCCCTTGCCGGCGAAGTCCATCCGCAGCTTGGCCAGGTCGGCGCGGGGAGCGAGCACGGTCTGACCCATGTCGCCCTTGGTCTCGTAGATGATGCCGCGCGCATCGAGCTCGCGGATCACGGCCGACGAATCCTGCATCGAAAGGTCGGAAAACAGCACGCCCATATCGGGCCGCGAGACACGCAGGATCACGAAGGCGAAGAAGCCGACCAGCGTCAGCGTCACGGCCGCCATCGCGGCAATGCGCGCAGGCCCGAGCTTCGTCACCAGATCGAGGATGGGTTTCACGGGCCGGCACGCCTGAGGACAGCGGATGCGGCCGCGAGGGATGCGCGACCGCCCGGCAAGAATTGCCCGGTGCGTGGTTAGCGAGGCGTTAACGCCGGGACTGTCCCGTTCACGATGTCGCGGCCGGCGCGATCCGCTCGAGGGTACCGGAAACGACGAGAGCCGCCCCGGTGCTCCGGAGGCGGCTCCTCATGCGTTGCGCGAACAGGCATGCGCAACGGTCGGATCGATGGTGTTAAAAACTCAGTGGCGGTAATGCTGGATGCGCGTGGTGCGCAGGCCGGCCAGACCGTGCTGGTCGATGGAGTACTGCCAGCTCAGAAATTCCTCGGTGGTCAGCGTGTAGCGCTGGCAGGCCTCCTCCAGGCTGAGAAGGCCGCCGCGGACGGCGGCGACGACCTCGGCCTTCCGGCGGATGACCCAACGGCGGGTGGTGACGGGGGGAAGATCGGCGATCGTCAGGGGGCTGCCGTCGGGCCCAATCACATACTTCACGCGGGGCCGGGGTGTTTCGGTCATGATACGCTCTACACTCGACTGACCTGTCGAGAGGGAAGCTACTTGCGTCCGCTTAAAAGTTCTTGAAGTCGGCCGTTCGAATGCGATTCGTTCGTTGTTAACGGATGTGGACAATTTCGCTTTCCTCGATGCTGCAATGCATCAAGATGCTGGCGCGGAAAGCGTTTTGACGCTCGAGGCCGGGACGCGCGCCGAGCCGATCGTCAGCACCGGTTCAGAGCCGCTGAGGTCGACGCCGTCCACGGTGCCGGTCACCTTGGTGTCGACGTTGACCCGCGTGCCCGTCGTATCGAGGGCATCGACGGTGATCGTGTAGCGCCCGTCCTTGGCCGCGAGCCCCGAGGTCGCGGTGCCGTCCCATGCGAAGGATTGCGCGCCGCTCTTCAGCGTCGTGGTCCTCGTGGCCACCACGGTGCCGTCGCTGCCCTTGATCGTGATGACGGCCTTGGCGGCGGGCCGTTCCGGGGTCAGCGTCCAGTTCGCCTTGCCGTCGGCGAGGTCGGTGCTGGCGCCGTCCGCCGTGATCGTCCGGCCGATCAGGCCGGAGGCGGAGGAGGCCGAGGCGGCCTTGGAGTTCGTCAGAATCGTATCGAGCGAGGCGTTGGTCTTGAGCTGCTGCTCGACGCCGGCGAACTGCACGAGCTGCTGGGTGAACTGGTTGGTGTCGAGCGGGTCGAGCGGGTTCTGGTTCTTGAGCTGCGTGGTGAGCAGCGTCAGGAACTGCGTGAAGTTGCCCGCGATCGACTTCGTGTCGGTCGTCGAGGCGGCACCGGTGGCGGTGATGCTGGTGCTGCTCGTGATCCCGGAGGCCATGGCGTTCCCTTAGATTCGGATGTCGAGGCCGCTGACGGCACGCAGGCGCCGGAGGGAGGCGGGGTCGAGGGGAGCGGGGAGGGAAGCGGGGCCGTCGTCCCGTCCGCCCGGTCCGCGGTCGGAGCCGCCGCGGGGCGCGGATTCGCCGTCCCGGCCGCCCTGGGATCCCGTCTCGCCGCGAAGGGACAGGTCG is from Methylorubrum sp. B1-46 and encodes:
- a CDS encoding biliverdin-producing heme oxygenase, producing the protein MSDSLHARLREATAPAHEALERDLDWEVRVATLPGYRDLLIRLRGFHAAYEPVIGIALADAPFFDPRRRLPSLDADLHALDGPAPDTLPAPAAPRLDGPGAALGALYVLEGSTLGGAVIGRHVARLHGAGVPLAYYAGRGRATGPLWRAFRERLDGLPEAEADAAFAAGIATFEAMRGWLVSGAG
- a CDS encoding lysylphosphatidylglycerol synthase domain-containing protein; translation: MAESPARREERCQEPGDRRHDRRPADPSLPQRLLRGLLRRLPLVGTLVGLGLGVWLVATNDLAAIGTAFGRIGAAGLAAIVGVRVVIVLLCGLAWASVLAGLPPSGRPPSGRPRTGAPAEPPVETGAFVILRFVREGVNVLLPVASVGGEVVGGRLLTFWGVAGSLAAASLLADMLIQVATQVAFTGLGAALLWRLPGEAAAALAWWTTQAAVVAVAAVAAFFALQTLGVARGLERRLAGLGRRFLRSAAPEGAKPEGDAAGILSVQEALDAVWARGRRGRIAQSVALHAVAWGLGAAEIWIVLACIGVEVSLTEVLVLESLSQAIKSAAFAVPSGLGVQEGGFVVVGALFGLDAGTAIALSLAKRVPDVVLGLPSLIVWQSLEAKRAQVLPPR
- a CDS encoding capsule biosynthesis protein, producing the protein MSSDDEVKQATRVRPSPSVQSLMELARRSVPDLRRNAETIEPVAPGRGRPLGAALVERARRGLEWTRLPGLRPREARPPERMVKRLFRSYALFALLPTAVVGLYVFVIASPQYIVESQFAVRGNVEPMASAELGLHTDLIQKHNSQDSFILRDYIGSRPMVEAIDAKLGLAKMFSEDGIDFWARYDENQPVEKLVRYWRRHVIPQIDAISGVIHLKVRAFKPEDAVAISQEVIARSETLVNGISRRAQEDMITNAKKEVEQTAERLKQARVALQEFRNRWGIIDPVKSAEAAVTTIELLRKDKIKAENDLRVLRDSKLDEKSRGIQVLVATVGALDGQIKDLQSRLTTDGLVSNSEHNLTQALLEYEGLMVEQTVAEKLNASMQLILDRARIAAAKQQIYLATFVPPLLPTYSEYPAPFYTLFAALFCFTVLWSSVSLVAAAVNDNRL
- a CDS encoding sigma-54-dependent Fis family transcriptional regulator, with amino-acid sequence MRLLIVGRLSGELVTASKIAMNRGASVTHADGIDQGLAALRAKGGDLVMVDVGLDIRRMVQALSDERIRTPVVACGIASDARAAVAAIQAGAKEYIPLPPDPDMIAAVLEAVAADARSFVWRDPSMERVVRLAEQVARSEASVLITGESGTGKEVLARHVHAKSNRGNRPFVSVNCAAIPDALLESELFGHEKGAFTGAIARRIGRFEEANGGTLLLDEISEMDVRLQSKLLRALQERVIDRVGGGAPVKVDIRVLATSNRNLSEEVKKGTFREDLFYRLNVVHLRLPPLRERLADILELTAHFARKYAELNGLPLRPLAREAQALVARNPWPGNVRELENTIHRAVLLAQGPEIGPDAILSPEGESLAAPAAASGPVERAASAAEAATRGLVGRTVAEVERDLILDTLDHCLGNRTHAAKILGISIRTLRNKLNEYVEAGLQVAEPGGVRAVAAYG
- the fliN gene encoding flagellar motor switch protein FliN — encoded protein: MSSDDFSLPQLNEGDMPYDEGGPGSVRDAPTSPKSAADLEQVFDVPVVVSAVLGSSRMPIGDLLRLGPGAVLELDRKVGEAIDVFVNNRLVARGEVVLVDERLGVTMTEIIKNDH
- a CDS encoding FliH/SctL family protein codes for the protein MSARASRPFLFDTDFGRPRGPSAADAEAAARTEAERAALEAAAYARGLQDGRAEAALQEQARLADALTRVGLAAAGLLNQSDARDSEREAQALAFANALARRIAGEALDARPLAAVEEAARSALRHLRGVPHLVLRVNEALVDDAETLMKRLSREHGFEGRLVVLGEPDMAPGDARLEWADGGVVRERARIEAAVESALSPNFASTEA
- the fliG gene encoding flagellar motor switch protein FliG is translated as MESLDASKAFSEMPGPQRAAALLLLLGEEEGAPIWQRLDEDEIKLVSHAMVQLGSLEAATVERLIVDFVSRLSSGGGITSNFERTESLLLKIFPPEQVSSIMAEIKGASGKRVWASLTQIDPEILANFLRNEYPQTVAVVLSKVRADYAAKVLTILPEEFAIDVLNRMLRMETVQKEALRHIEETLRTEFVSTIAQTTRRDAHELMAEVFNAFDRQTETRFLAAIDQANRGSAKKIRQLMFTFEDLLKLDPGSVQTLMRKVDNDTLCRALKGADERVRAFFMRQMSTRAAKNLTDEMGSMGPIRLKEVDEAQAKMTELAKELAEKGEIMIAKNGGEEELVY
- the fliF gene encoding flagellar basal-body MS-ring/collar protein FliF, producing MKPILDLVTKLGPARIAAMAAVTLTLVGFFAFVILRVSRPDMGVLFSDLSMQDSSAVIRELDARGIIYETKGDMGQTVLAPRADLAKLRMDFAGKGLPAQGGIGYEIFDKGDAFSSTSFVQNVNHLRAMEGELARSIRAIGRVQAARVHLVIPERRLFERDREAPSAAIVVKLMGDLDPSQVRAIRHLAASAVEGLKPERVSIVDERGRLLADGARGAEKDGAGALEERQTGIERRMRSQIEEIVAGIVGQGRARVQVTAELDLNRVESRSESFDPESRVVRSTQTRSENSLTGGTEGQASVGNELPGANQNQAQPQQKDSSQKNEEVTNYEISRVTKVETLEGGRLKRLSVAVLVDGVYAPGADGKTAYQPRSDAEIARITALVRTAVGYDKARGDQVEVVNLRFAETPTAPEFAEPGLIQSFLSPTKEDVMRLVELTVLSLLTLVVLMAVVRPLLRRVLEAEAPVAALAGPAGALALAGATGGEGPAELAVRENSTNRFLESAKINGQIQAETVERVVDMVRASPTETVEVLRNWIHDS
- a CDS encoding DUF1153 domain-containing protein, with the protein product MTETPRPRVKYVIGPDGSPLTIADLPPVTTRRWVIRRKAEVVAAVRGGLLSLEEACQRYTLTTEEFLSWQYSIDQHGLAGLRTTRIQHYRH
- a CDS encoding flagellar hook assembly protein FlgD translates to MASGITSSTSITATGAASTTDTKSIAGNFTQFLTLLTTQLKNQNPLDPLDTNQFTQQLVQFAGVEQQLKTNASLDTILTNSKAASASSASGLIGRTITADGASTDLADGKANWTLTPERPAAKAVITIKGSDGTVVATRTTTLKSGAQSFAWDGTATSGLAAKDGRYTITVDALDTTGTRVNVDTKVTGTVDGVDLSGSEPVLTIGSARVPASSVKTLSAPAS